A single Lactuca sativa cultivar Salinas chromosome 8, Lsat_Salinas_v11, whole genome shotgun sequence DNA region contains:
- the LOC111916179 gene encoding nudix hydrolase 17, mitochondrial → MEFKNLVSMVSRSGRQLQRYNKGQRQVVGCIPYRLKGSNMGSDKNLEDALEVLVISAQRKGKGMLFPKGGWESDESIKEAALRESLEEAGVFGTVEGQLGKWSFKSKGNDGYYEGHMFPLLVKEQLDFWPEKDIRQRVWVSVPKAKEVCQYSWMKEALDLLVTRLESTPSSNL, encoded by the exons ATGGAATTCAAAAATTTGGTGTCAATGGTTTCTCGCAGCGGTAGACAGTTGCAGCGTTACAATAAAGGCCAACGCCAAGTTGTTGG ATGCATACCTTACAGATTAAAAGGTAGCAACATGGGATCCGATAAGAACTTAGAGGATGCATTAGAAGTTCTTGTGATTAGCGCACAAAGAAAAGGCAAAGGAATGTTGTTCCCGAAGGGTGGTTGGGAATCCGATGAATCAATCAAAGAAGCTGCTTTAAGAGAATCATTAGAAGAAGCTGGAGTATTTGGAACTGTTGAG GGTCAATTGGGTAAATGGTCCTTCAAGAGCAAAGGCAACGATGGATATTATGAAGGTCACATGTTTCCATTACTTGTGAAAGAGCAACTTGATTTCTGGCCAGAGAAAGATATTCGCCAAAGAGTTTGG GTGAGTGTACCAAAAGCTAAAGAAGTTTGTCAATATTCTTGGATGAAAGAAGCATTGGATTTGTTAGTAACAAGACTAGAGTCAACTCCTTCAAGCAATTTATAA